A genomic segment from uncultured Erythrobacter sp. encodes:
- a CDS encoding bifunctional (p)ppGpp synthetase/guanosine-3',5'-bis(diphosphate) 3'-pyrophosphohydrolase, which yields MLRQYELVEKVLEYDPDADEAMLNRAYVYTVQKHGTQKRASGDPYFSHPVEVAGLMTDLKLDVATIITALLHDTVEDTLATIEDIETHFGPEVARLVDGVTKLSKIEAMPENERAAENLRKFLLAMSEDIRVLLVKLADRLHNMRTLHFIKSPEKRQRIARETMDIYAPLAERVGMYEYMHEMQALAFRELEPEAHATIANRLDQLRSQDGGQVDAIALTMKQRLAEAGLKVEVYGREKHPFSIWHKMAERHVSFEQVTDIMAFRVLTESEGDCYQALGILHTTWQFLPGRFKDYISTPKSNGYRSLHTSLMYENSMRVEVQIRTREMHRLNEYGLAAHWAYKQGDRPDGEVGWLRDLIEIVDASHDAEELLEHTRMAIYQDRIFAFTPKGALFQLPKGATAVDFAFAVHTNLGTQTAGVKINGRHMPLRTPLANGDVVEIIKNPHASPQLSWLSFVVTGKARAAIRRAVRMKERAEVAEIGSKLFDEIAARVPARIGKKAIRAAVERLGMEEPDDLMYAIGAAKIADREVMEALVPGCTAGIEDNEHWERRESAISIRGLTPGVAFDLAPCCHPVPGDRIVGIRRKGETVLVHAIDCLMLASGVDSDWIDLAWGNRSVGAVGQLSVTIYDRLGTLAEMAGIFAQNKANVTTLMQAHIDHPFVTYDVEVEVQDVGHLNRIISALRASDAVAQAERQ from the coding sequence ATGCTGCGCCAATACGAACTCGTCGAGAAGGTCCTCGAATACGATCCCGACGCCGACGAGGCGATGCTCAACCGCGCCTATGTCTATACCGTGCAGAAGCACGGCACCCAGAAGCGAGCCTCGGGCGATCCCTATTTCTCCCACCCGGTCGAAGTCGCCGGGCTGATGACCGATCTGAAGCTCGACGTGGCGACCATCATCACCGCGCTGCTGCACGATACGGTGGAAGACACCCTCGCCACGATCGAGGATATCGAGACGCATTTCGGCCCCGAGGTCGCGCGGCTGGTAGACGGCGTCACCAAGCTCTCCAAGATCGAGGCGATGCCCGAGAACGAGCGCGCGGCCGAAAACCTGCGCAAGTTCCTGCTCGCCATGTCGGAAGACATCCGCGTGCTGCTGGTCAAGCTCGCTGACCGGCTGCACAATATGCGCACGCTGCATTTCATCAAGTCGCCGGAGAAACGCCAGCGCATCGCGCGTGAGACGATGGATATCTACGCCCCGCTCGCCGAGCGGGTGGGCATGTACGAATACATGCACGAAATGCAGGCGCTGGCCTTCCGCGAGCTGGAGCCGGAAGCCCACGCCACCATCGCCAACCGGCTCGACCAGCTGCGTTCGCAGGACGGCGGGCAGGTCGATGCAATCGCCCTCACGATGAAGCAGCGCCTCGCCGAAGCGGGTCTCAAGGTCGAAGTCTACGGGCGCGAGAAGCACCCCTTTTCGATCTGGCACAAGATGGCCGAACGCCATGTCAGCTTCGAACAAGTCACCGACATCATGGCCTTCCGCGTCCTCACCGAAAGCGAGGGCGATTGCTACCAGGCCTTGGGCATCCTCCACACCACGTGGCAGTTCCTGCCCGGGCGGTTCAAGGATTACATCTCGACCCCGAAGTCGAACGGTTACCGGTCGCTGCACACCTCGCTGATGTACGAAAACTCGATGCGCGTCGAAGTGCAGATCCGCACGCGCGAGATGCACCGCCTCAACGAATATGGCCTCGCCGCGCACTGGGCCTACAAGCAGGGTGACCGGCCTGATGGCGAGGTGGGCTGGCTGCGCGACCTGATCGAGATCGTCGATGCCAGTCACGATGCCGAGGAACTGCTCGAACATACGCGCATGGCGATCTATCAGGATCGCATCTTCGCCTTCACCCCCAAAGGCGCGCTGTTCCAGCTGCCCAAGGGCGCGACTGCGGTGGATTTTGCCTTTGCGGTGCACACCAACCTTGGCACGCAGACGGCAGGGGTGAAGATCAACGGGCGGCACATGCCGCTGCGCACGCCGCTGGCCAATGGCGACGTGGTGGAGATCATCAAGAACCCACACGCCAGCCCGCAATTGTCATGGCTCAGCTTCGTCGTCACCGGCAAGGCGCGCGCCGCGATCCGCCGCGCGGTGCGGATGAAAGAACGTGCTGAAGTCGCCGAGATCGGCTCCAAGCTGTTCGACGAAATCGCCGCGCGCGTGCCTGCCCGGATCGGCAAGAAGGCGATCCGCGCCGCCGTGGAACGGCTCGGCATGGAAGAGCCTGACGACCTGATGTACGCGATCGGCGCCGCCAAGATTGCCGACCGCGAGGTGATGGAAGCGCTCGTCCCCGGCTGCACCGCGGGCATCGAGGACAACGAGCACTGGGAGCGGCGTGAAAGCGCGATCTCGATCCGCGGCCTCACACCCGGCGTCGCCTTCGATCTCGCCCCCTGCTGCCACCCCGTCCCCGGTGACCGCATCGTCGGCATCCGCCGCAAGGGCGAGACCGTGCTGGTCCACGCAATCGACTGCCTGATGCTGGCGAGCGGCGTGGACAGCGACTGGATTGACCTTGCCTGGGGCAACCGCTCGGTCGGCGCGGTCGGCCAGCTATCGGTGACGATCTACGACCGGCTCGGCACGCTGGCGGAAATGGCGGGGATCTTCGCGCAGAACAAGGCCAACGTGACCACGCTGATGCAGGCCCATATCGAC